ATCGGCACTGttaaagaagaagcagcagctcacATGTATCAAAGAGGATAAAACATAACATATAAGGCATGAATATATTATGAGAATGGATTAGAAATGACATAAACAACGATCTGCTACCTTTCAATGAGCTGCTTGCCCAGTACAATCTTAGTGCCCTCCACCTTGATGAGTTCCTCATTGTCGTTGTGGATCACAGTCttttccagctcctcctcctgctcttccgTCATGGCGACCGGGTTGGAGGGTGGGGCGTTGGTTTGGTAGTACAGTGGGCAAAATTTGTTGGTCCTCATGTGTCCAATGGCGCCACACGCGCCGCACTTCAGCTAGAAAAGAGACCAGAAGCAAACATTAAGGAACACGACGATAATCTATGTGATCGGCATATGCTACAAATTTAAACTATATAAACTCAAAGTGAGCTTgtaaaaagggaaagaaaatgtcTATAAAACTGAATCAGCAGGCTTACTTTTACCTTGAGGTCTGGTCTCTCCTTGACCTTCTTGGACTTCTTCTCCGGAGGTCCTTTGATCTTGTCTTTCTCTTGGTTTCTCTTCAGCCTCCTGAGCTGCTCTTGAATTCGCCGGCGCTCCTTCCTCATCTCCTCTCTGTGCTGCTCATCGAAGAGGGCAAACTTTCGTCTGAAACGACACACCCGCgaaacagagacagaatgaATGTGTGAGGGATCCATCTCCTCCTAAACGGACCTGAGACTCTGGGATCGAAAAGCCAAAACTCACATGAACTCGTCGTCCTTGGTGGTTCTGATCCGGGTGTAGGCGTCGATGACGGCAGCTTTACGGACCGTCTCGCAGCGCACGTATTCCTTGCCGTCCTCGTCCCTGAAGGTGCGATAGATCTTGAGTCGTCGCCCCGTAGCCGACGAGTTCAGGCTGGTGACGGAGGACGTGTCGTCGTCTTTGTGGGAGCTGGTGGACAAGGCACTGGCTACAAAGGGAGGGATGATCACACGAGAAGTTTAGAGACGCACGTTTCGGCAGGTGGAACGGGTTCTTGTTCAGCTGAAACGCTCGTTTGCTCACACAAGCCTCTGCGGCGCTCCTTGCGTCCCTTGTTGTCACGATCGCTCTCCTCGCCCATCAGCATCCTCTGCAGTTCCTTCCTCTCCTGCTCCTCCCTCTCGCGGGAAAGCTGTGAGCTGGTCTTTTTATTCTGCAGCATGTTCTCAATGTTCTTACCCATCTCCTCAAAGTCGCTATCTTCAGCTGAACTGCTGTCTGTGTCTGTGGACAACACCTCTGTGGACTCCAACACTCTGCCATCGAGaggtgaaaataataataataataataaaaaaaaacttaaaacttgcACAGGGAGATAATAGGAGGTAATAAATATGATGCTACGAAATAAGCCCCACTTGTTCTGCAAGTCAAAGATCCTCTGGCACTCCTCCTTGTAGCGCTCCTGGTGTTCGGCGACAGAGAAGCGGGAGCCTCGGGCGAACTTGCTCATCGGGCCTTCGCCTGAACGTGCCTGCTCCGTGGACATGGTCCTCACCACGTCAATAACCTCCCAACGGGAAAGCTTCTTGATCTGACACAAGAGCAACAAAAAGGATTGCTGAAAGATGGAGCAAAAAATACCACTCCCAGAGAAAACAGCGTGGCGGCAGCGTCATGATGAGTGGTTGTGCCAAGCTGAACATGGCACTCGGCAGTTCCAGTTCTGTATGAGTAACTGTATGTTTTGAGTAAGCACCTGCCAACAAACCAGACATAATTTGGTTTTTACCTCTTCCTCCGGCACACCAAATTTGCGAAGGAGCTGCTTGGCGTTCTTCAGAGAGAGCCTCCTCAGGTCAGCGTCCGTCCCCGTCACCGTCTTTTTAACCGGCTGTGGCTCTTTGTCAtcctgatggaaaacaaaagacaaatatatggaaaaaaaaaaaaaaggcagaaaaaatgGTATCATTTGGAAAAAATGATACCAGGATGACAGGAATCTACTTCAGAAAACTGACTTTTTGTTGAGTGGGCTTGTTTGGCACTTTCACATATGAGAAACCTTCTCCGCAGCCGGTGGGATCTGCCACTCCCGTGACCTCCAACAGACACTTCCCCTTCATGGCGGAGATGAAGGCTCTGGTTGTGTTCCAGGGAGCCGTCCGCACCTGCGGTCCATGACACAGAGTTAGTGCGAAAATGGCGCTTTGCTTCCTCTCGTTTCAAACGTCATCAAGCACCTCGTCGTCGATCTTCATTTGAAAATCCTCTTCGTTCTCCTCTTCTGGAGCAAAGAAAGATTTCTCACCATACCCGGCATCCTGCAATGGatgcaaaacacaaagttaaacacaatataacatttacatttgttctgtgttccccccccccccccaaggTGGGGTAGCCATTATTACCTTAAGCCTCTGCTCTGCTACCAGCATGCTGTAGTAAGCGCAGCACTGCTCTGGAGAAACCATGGCtctgatttcttcttctgtgggcAACCTGAAGTCAGGCTTCAGCACCCACCAGTTTGAGTCCATCCCTGACACGAAGACAAGACACTTGGGAGTTTTCCTGTACTGGTAACGTTCCCGTGATCTCAGGACAGAGTGTTAAAGGCAAAGACAAACATCACAATCTTTTTACTAGCTTTCCAACTAAACTCCAGACTTTTCTCCACTTCTAGACCTTCTAGACAATGAGGCACTCCACTTCTAGACCTTCTAGACCTTCTAGACAGAGGCAATGGACCTTCAGTCCATTGCCTCtgtcaattctttttttaagtataaATGAAGGTACGCTATGAATATACGACAGATATTTCCAGATATcaagattttggaaaaaaataaaataaaataaaaatacaacaaaaactaGAAAGAGATGGAAAGACAGCCAAATGAACACGTAAGTAAAAAAGTCCCTGTCTCTCGCTCCCATTTCTGATCAACACTACAAACCATGTGTGAATGTCTAACACTTTTCCTCCCAAattcagtgtgtctgtgtgtgtgtgtgtgtgtgtgtgttacctgtaCGCTTAAAGTCAGCGCAGAGCTTGAGCCGCTTCCTGATGCTGCTCTCTGAGTGCGAGGGAAAAGCTTTCTTTATATCCTCCATGCGGATTCTCCGAGGACGGTCTTTGCTCTTCCAGAACAAGCGGTAAATGAACACCTGCAGGGAACGCAGACGACCTTCAGCGACATAAAGAGGTGAGGTCAACGCGGCGCGACGAGATGAATGCGCCAACCTGCAGGAAGTCTCTGATGTGAGTATTGGCACGTTTGGAATTTGGACCAGGAACCTCAAACAACGGGCACTCCTGACCGACGACGAAAATGTCCACGAGCTCCCTGATGTAGTAGCCATGTCGAGTTCGTATGACTAGGAAATCCGTCTCTGGCATCTTGTGCAGGTAGATCGGAGCACGGAAGAGGTTGTTTTCAAACGCCTTTAGGAAAACGAGAAAATTGCTGTGTGTCAGCAGGTCAGAGAGATTTGATCTGATTGTTTACATACAATCAAAAACACGGAGATGCAGACCTGAAGAAGCTGACCAGGATGAAGAGAACCAAGGAAAGGGGAGGTATGGCAATAAACCGTCTCTCCATATTTACAGTCAGGCGCTCCTGGATCCTTTCCGGGTTTCTGCAGGACACAGGAATGTTGcatttacaaacacattttatacaaTGACCAAGTACGAACGGACGTAAAGTCacagctgaaaacaaagaaactactTACCCTTTTGTAGTAGTTTTTGATCTTGCTCGCCATGCCGACCTGCATGATGAGAGGCGGGTATTCCTCGCTGTACTCCGCCAGGATCAGATCCCCGTCTTTACCGGTCAAGTCCTGCGGCGTTCGCATGAAGAACATGTCTCCGCCGCCTGCCGCCTGCCGCTCCTGCTCTCGCATCTAGTCCCCAACGCACAGTATATGCATCGTTTTATTAACgagagaaacaaataaacaaaaaacaaaaaaaacaacacagactCGTTGTATAAGTCCCTGCAGAAGACACTGAGGGGGAGCTGCTGAATTGTACTTCTCTctggtttgcatttttattcattcctGTTCCATCTGTGTTCACTAATCTGCTGAATGATCCCAGAGACCTGCCGACCCACAGATCTGTAATAAATTGGCTTCAtataagagagaaaaaaaaagataaattcacGTTTGTTTGAAGCAGGGCTTTCTTTACCTTGGCTTTCTTCTTGATGTGTTTGAGCAGCGGCTGAACGGCGTGCGGACCCGGCTGCGCCAAAGCTCCAAAAGAATATTTCTTCAGGGTCGGTCGATGGAACTGCCGGAGCTTCATTGGACCCATGTGAGTGGGGAAGAAGGGCTGCCTCAGCTCAAGTGCTGGAATAGAGTGCTGTGCAGGACAGAGAAAgaactcataaaaaaaaaaaagaaacaaaatttggCAACATAGGGTTTAAGCCCATTTGATCCGTCTGGTCTCTGTTAGCTACCTGAATGATGTTGCCGCCAAACGTTCCTCTCAGGCCTTGCTGTTTGGGGTAGTAGAACTCATCGTTGGAGAGGTTCCAGGGATCTTTAACTTCAGGTTGGGACATGTtctgtggttaaaaaaagaatcttaaaaaatgtcatgttacaactacaaactttctcttttttttttcttaacaaaaactttaacaaaagtctgaacagaaaaaaaaacacccccgctccccccaaaaaaaaaaaaaaaaaacaacaaaaaaaacacaacatgcatATATAGCTCAGGTGAATGCCATGTCCTGTTGGTCCTGCATCCACTGATGATCTTCAGTGATCCATAAAGGAGGCTCAGTTGTGTGTTTATATCTTAATGATAATAAGAtataaaaaattgcatttagcATATAAGCCAAAGAgcgttttttaaaatttattattattttaatttttatcattaGAACACCTTCTCCTACATGacatgcaaaaacaacaagcatGACTTCCTCTTGCTATTCCTCCACAGAGATCAGATTTATGGAGTGCTGACTGAGCCAGGGATCTCTGTAGCTCCTTCAgagttttgtaattttctttcaacTCAAATTAAATTACGCACAGCTTGTCTATTCACCGGTTAGGCAACTTCTGGGGGCTAATTAATCACACTGGAATTTACTCAGCGATGTTAGCGTGAAAAGGAGATAAATGGAAATAATCtcaacacttttcagatgtttctaaAAGGTATTGAAAACCATGTACTTGGGTTCATAAAATTCCCCAAAATCTATAAGGACGTTTGATGTGACGTCACATTTAAGTGTGAAAAAACTTATTCAGCATAAATACGTCATCTTCCACCAGCAGGTCTTAGTTAACACAGCATAGAAAAAAGTCAGCTAATGCTCACTTATAGGGGTAACTGCAGTTTAGCCCTAAATCCAACACTGATAACCATGAATATGTATAGTCCCATCTGTTCTGAAAATATGTTGTGTGGCAAATAAAGTCCCTGAAGGTTGAAGAATTTCTGTCTGCTTTGGTGGACTTGCATACCTGTTGCGGCTCGTCTTTAATCACGCCGGTCTTCCCCAACAGAATCCGACTCTTCTTGATTGCCGTCTCCTTCTTATTCTCCTTTGACGGCGAATGAGACGTCGCCTCCTCCTTTTCATCGGGAATTTCTAGAAGACACAGGAGCTCAGTAAATATCCAACTGAAGTTAAACATGTTTCACAGAAGCTGAGATCGGTGAGGTTACGGTTTCTAATTCACCTAGGATTATATTCTCATCGTTGGGATCCAGTGTAAGGACCGGCGGCATGAGGAAGTGATCCATCTCCTGGTCGTCCCAGATGATGTTGTCTTCCCAGCGGCCGTACACCAACTCCTCATTGTCGATGGGAAAAATGGAAAACCACGAACAGTCTTCTTCTAGAGAgcctgcaaagaaacaaaaccaagcaataaacattaaagtGGAAACTATTTGACAAAATACGGTAACTGTGCGGAGGAAACTAAAAGAACACCTTGATTGTCGTGGCCACTTTTTTCCCGCTTCGAGCCAGAGATCGAGGAAGCTTTTGGAATAGGCGGAGGTATCGGTGGGACCAGCTGGGAATTGCTTCGGGTCAGACCTGAAGGATCGTAAAGTTTATGCTTTTATTCCCTTTTCATGGAACCTGGTGTTGAGAGatttgcaccaaaaaaaaagctgcttttttgtAACATTCCGAGGTTTATTTGTGCATATTATCCAGGCGTCTACTCTCACCCTGCTGGGCATTATAAGCGTTAGCATTGCGGGTCATGCTGGAGGGGAGCCATCCTGCCAGGCTGGCTCTCTGAGTCTTGGTTCCCTTGTGTTTTACATCTTCTCCGTTCCAGATGATATCGTCTTCCCACTGGAGCTGAGTGACCATTAGAAACAGTTCGTTCTCCAGAACTCGCCTCACTTTATCTCCATCGCCACCGTCGTCATCTACGTCCATGTTGTCGTCTTCCTTCTGAACCTgaagaaatataaaatggaGAGTCACCGCTAGTCGAATAAATGTAAACCTCGTCTGTGGAAACAAACCTCTTCAGGAGGTTCTGTTACGTCTTTGGGCAGATCTTGCTCTTCAGCCTCACTGGGCTGATCTTCTTTGAGTTGGAACCCATAGTTGAAGTTGCTCCCGTCCTCAGGTACCCCCAGCATGTCGTACCAGAGCTGGGCCGGACCGTATCGCCATTCTGCTACTTTAGGTCGAGACTCTGTCTCTTTGTCCGCGTCCCCGGATGTCTGCGAGAACTTTGATTCCACTGGAGCCATCATGGTTATCTAACAACGCgtagaaaatatgtgaaaaacgtGTTTTAAACTAGAAAGAAGTGACAAACCACTGTGAAATtaatctttctttatttttcaatgagTGTGCGTCTATCTGCTGGATCTGATTTAATGtggcaaatgaaaaacaactgaTGCAATTGGAATTTAAAACAAGTTAAGAATAATTCTTAGacagtttagttcagttttatcCTTCAAGACAGTGGTCCCCAGCccccggtccgtggaccaattggtaccgggcccacaagaaatgattaaatatttctgttttatgaattatttgAGCCTGGATTATTGAAAATtctttaaccggattctctcggttacgtcttgcgcgccaacattgagccctcaagcagcaaaatgagtaagaaacagatctgatgtctttggaaagtttctttgtgaAGGGGAAAAGgtccagagaagagacaggagaatggatttatcccagCAGGTGATTCCCATATTCCAagctctgcatgatatggtgaccgGCTCActaatgaggcaatgaagccTTCAAACTGCTTCTCCACTTAAAGACCAAGCACtctgtgcataagcaacacttcaggtgtcattgtctctcatcactcccagatgggACCGTCTTGTTAAAGAGAAACAAGTTCAGGGCTCCCATCAGTTTTTATCCTGAGttaaaaatttttacaaaagtaaaatgttcgtttttgtGGCGCATTTGTATCTaattttgaagggatatgtaaacgttaccatagcgaccagagtcagagagcgttaGGGCAGCGGTCGAGACGAGATGAGAGGAGTAGAGCTtttgagttttaggtctggttcacacggcACGATTTAAGGATTATGGGCCgattttccaaacttctgtgaccacagagccgataaaagtccaacaggttcgatcggttcgtgtgtccagccacacggcaggagcaacacaccacacatgaaccgattccagaagaaaatccagtaaaatccccaacataccatacgtgaatttagaataatcaaacacggatgacgatgtagaagcagtagtgatagtttgtggactcattttaagcgataaaagacgtaacaaaaagaaaaggcgtttGATAAAAGAGGAGGGAGCAgccgctctatttgctgcactaCGATTTGGAGgagagttatttttttgtagttaacatttttaactttagctTGCCAACATACAGAAGCCTTATCTAACGATTCACTCCCCTCCCCACCAGGCTGCAGTAAAATAGCCAAGTCTTGACCGTTACGCGgtgataaaaaggttggggaccactgctttaagataactttaaaataactctggaaaaattaagaaaacatttttttaatccttaaaataacttcaaaactcataaaaacattcaaaaactaAGAATAAACTACAAGACCTTGTAACCCGAACGCTTTACCTCATCGTCAGAGAGACACTGTTCTGCGGGTGGGGGGAGTGCGTACTCATAAATCCATCCAGACTTTTTCTCCTGACTTGGTTCTGAGGCGTCTTCCTCTGGCGGAGGAGTCCCCGGCTGAGGGTCTCTGTGTTTCCGCTTCTTCTTCCTGCGGGCGCTCCTCCAAACTGAAGGCATGTTCTTACCAGGACCGAACAGCCGTAAAAACCTAAGAACctgacagaaaatttaaaaagaaaaccctctTAGACTACatgtttcatttcaatttagttaaaaaaagactctcaaacagcaacagatttattttacgCTTGAAAAACTGATTTACCTTGCCGGGCTTAAACTCTGGAAAGAGCTGTGTGACACTTGGTAACGCCTTGGCAGCATCCTTCTGCATGATGCCCGCAAGAGGAAGGGTGAGTCTGTCCGGAGGCCCTAGAACTCCTGAACCCTGGCAGGGCCGCTCCGTCTCTGACTCAGAGTCTGAAGAGCTGCTGAAATCTACCTTATCGGCAGTGGAGGACGGTGCAATAATGGAGGGCAAGATGATGCCATCGCCCTCTTCCCCAACTGCCAAATACAGAGGAAAATTAAAGTTGGAGTAAAGTAATAATCCAACTTTAATAGAagcacaagttttttttttgcagacagcccttaaaaatctattttctaatttctttttaccatTTGTACCGGCGGGCGATTCTTCTTTCTTAGCTGGAGTAGGAAGACTAGGCGGTGGTGGAGGAGGCATAAGCTTCGAGTCAATATCCTCACAGTCGGCATCATAATCATCCTCGTCATCTTGGAGGAAGGAGTTTAAAGACGCGGTTACACACCAAAAAATAGAGAGTAAACAATAagattaagaaaacaaacaataaaggtATCGTACCGCCGCAACAACTAACAAAGTAAAAttgtttctcatattttaaCTTTGGTCTGTTATAAAGAAATTTGGTTTTTGATGCCAATA
This window of the Gambusia affinis linkage group LG15, SWU_Gaff_1.0, whole genome shotgun sequence genome carries:
- the taf1 gene encoding transcription initiation factor TFIID subunit 1 isoform X3, which produces MSDSDSDEDQDRPFSLTGFLFGNINEDGQLEGDSVLDNESKKHLAGLGTLGLGSLITEITANESENKEENRESVSVDSEGWVKSTDDAVDYSDISEVAEDETKKYHQAMGSLQPNRKTDDEDDYDADCEDIDSKLMPPPPPPSLPTPAKKEESPAGTNVGEEGDGIILPSIIAPSSTADKVDFSSSSDSESETERPCQGSGVLGPPDRLTLPLAGIMQKDAAKALPSVTQLFPEFKPGKVLRFLRLFGPGKNMPSVWRSARRKKKRKHRDPQPGTPPPEEDASEPSQEKKSGWIYEYALPPPAEQCLSDDEITMMAPVESKFSQTSGDADKETESRPKVAEWRYGPAQLWYDMLGVPEDGSNFNYGFQLKEDQPSEAEEQDLPKDVTEPPEEVQKEDDNMDVDDDGGDGDKVRRVLENELFLMVTQLQWEDDIIWNGEDVKHKGTKTQRASLAGWLPSSMTRNANAYNAQQGLTRSNSQLVPPIPPPIPKASSISGSKREKSGHDNQGSLEEDCSWFSIFPIDNEELVYGRWEDNIIWDDQEMDHFLMPPVLTLDPNDENIILEIPDEKEEATSHSPSKENKKETAIKKSRILLGKTGVIKDEPQQNMSQPEVKDPWNLSNDEFYYPKQQGLRGTFGGNIIQHSIPALELRQPFFPTHMGPMKLRQFHRPTLKKYSFGALAQPGPHAVQPLLKHIKKKAKMREQERQAAGGGDMFFMRTPQDLTGKDGDLILAEYSEEYPPLIMQVGMASKIKNYYKRKPGKDPGAPDCKYGETVYCHTSPFLGSLHPGQLLQAFENNLFRAPIYLHKMPETDFLVIRTRHGYYIRELVDIFVVGQECPLFEVPGPNSKRANTHIRDFLQVFIYRLFWKSKDRPRRIRMEDIKKAFPSHSESSIRKRLKLCADFKRTGMDSNWWVLKPDFRLPTEEEIRAMVSPEQCCAYYSMLVAEQRLKDAGYGEKSFFAPEEENEEDFQMKIDDEVRTAPWNTTRAFISAMKGKCLLEVTGVADPTGCGEGFSYVKVPNKPTQQKDDKEPQPVKKTVTGTDADLRRLSLKNAKQLLRKFGVPEEEIKKLSRWEVIDVVRTMSTEQARSGEGPMSKFARGSRFSVAEHQERYKEECQRIFDLQNKVLESTEVLSTDTDSSSAEDSDFEEMGKNIENMLQNKKTSSQLSREREEQERKELQRMLMGEESDRDNKGRKERRRGLSSALSTSSHKDDDTSSVTSLNSSATGRRLKIYRTFRDEDGKEYVRCETVRKAAVIDAYTRIRTTKDDEFIRKFALFDEQHREEMRKERRRIQEQLRRLKRNQEKDKIKGPPEKKSKKVKERPDLKVKLKCGACGAIGHMRTNKFCPLYYQTNAPPSNPVAMTEEQEEELEKTVIHNDNEELIKVEGTKIVLGKQLIESADEVRRKSLVLKFPKQQLPPKKKRRVGSAVHCDYLNKPHKAIHRRRTDPMVTLSSVLEGIINDMRDHPNTYPFHTPVNAKVVKDYYKIINRPMDLQTLRENVRKRMYPSREEFREAVELIVKNSATYNGAKHPITQVAQSMLDLCDAKLKEKEDRLVRLEKAINPLLDDDDQVAFSFILDNIVTQKMMVVPDSWPFHHPVNKKFVPDYYKVIVNPMDLETIRKNISKHKYQNREIFLSDVSLIHANSIKYNGPDSPYTKTALEIVNVCKGTLAEYDEHLTQLEKDISTAKEAALDAADLESLDPMTPGPYTPQGRHMRRPGEEDSDVDIEGFEEEDDGKPKTPAPAEDADGDLEDEDDEEMLLPPRRRLHDDDERGHGRSNHPAQSSVLYQDLLMSDGEDDASDEEGDNPFSGIQLSESGSDSEREVDIRPAPPRRAQDTARMGMEQDESMMSYEGVGNEHMEDSNISYGSYEETESRSQLPPSSMGNGEEYGISEEEEEDEEDEARRRGPAVLSQAQLSEDEDSEEFRSIGGDSDMDSDN